One genomic window of Cetobacterium ceti includes the following:
- a CDS encoding NAD-dependent epimerase/dehydratase family protein, whose translation MKVLITGATGFIGSNFIKFLSKKKHNFEIITLNRDIEKANKLFGEMRVLNLELNNSEIYKKINEIKPTIIINFAAYLTSKRDNLSLEKLIEANISYPTKLLNSIEKGYLKYFFNFGSFAEYMNGTEKLTNAYLYSATKSAFRNILDFYSELLNFNYFNLIPYTVYGENDTQKKVIDYIIESLDNEIPQKMSPGEQVLDFIHINDLCEYIYRILQIKEKIPNKENLFLGTGKGVSIKELAKLIEQISKKKANIEWGAIPYREKDIMHAVAPVQKNYTYLKWLPKITLDKGVELYWKNK comes from the coding sequence ATGAAAGTATTAATAACAGGCGCAACAGGATTTATAGGGAGTAATTTTATTAAATTCTTATCAAAAAAAAAACATAATTTTGAAATTATAACTTTAAATAGGGATATAGAAAAAGCAAATAAATTATTTGGTGAAATGAGAGTATTAAATTTAGAATTAAATAATTCTGAAATTTATAAAAAAATAAATGAAATAAAACCTACAATAATAATAAATTTTGCGGCATATTTAACAAGTAAAAGAGATAATTTGAGCTTAGAAAAATTGATAGAAGCAAATATTAGTTATCCAACAAAATTATTAAATTCTATAGAAAAAGGATATTTGAAATATTTTTTTAATTTTGGAAGTTTTGCAGAATATATGAATGGAACTGAAAAGCTAACAAACGCATATTTATATTCAGCTACAAAAAGTGCATTTAGAAATATTCTTGATTTTTATAGTGAATTACTAAATTTTAACTACTTTAATTTAATTCCTTATACAGTATATGGAGAAAATGATACTCAAAAAAAAGTGATTGATTATATAATAGAGTCCTTAGATAATGAAATTCCTCAAAAAATGTCTCCTGGTGAACAAGTATTAGATTTTATACATATAAATGATTTATGTGAGTATATTTATAGAATTTTACAAATAAAAGAGAAAATACCGAATAAAGAAAATTTATTTTTAGGGACAGGGAAGGGCGTATCTATAAAAGAATTAGCAAAACTTATTGAACAAATTTCAAAGAAAAAAGCTAATATTGAATGGGGAGCGATACCATATAGAGAAAAAGATATAATGCATGCAGTAGCTCCAGTTCAAAAAAATTATACTTATTTAAAATGGCTTCCTAAAATTACTTTAGATAAAGGTGTTGAGTTATATTGGAAAAACAAATAA
- a CDS encoding protoporphyrinogen/coproporphyrinogen oxidase, which translates to MEKQIKNIIIGAGISGLSAGYHLDKNNEDYVIFEKSNSYGGLCGSFEIGGFYFDKFIHLCFTKNEYVKNVFNKSTNEIEHIPNPYNYYKGLFIKHPAQNNLYPLSIEEKNKILNDFKNRKNISLNLIDNYEEWLKVQYGDYFAKEFPIKYTKKYWKTNPQNMDINWIGDRMYKPTYDEVYQGTISDKTPITYYAPKMYYPEKGKYISYLKNIIEKIKNKIYLNKEIIEINLEKKYVKDKEQNIYNYENLYSSIPLDKLPKITKDIPKNILKSSDKLKYTSGYMVSLGINKPEISPYLWLYVYDEEFLSTRIYFPSKKSIENCPQNTSSLQVEIYYTKDNPISYSENEILDRVIEELIQMKLINKQDILIKDIRKEEYANIIFTKETEDNKKLIKKYFEDKNVALIGRFGEWEYFWSDQSFLSGKEKILK; encoded by the coding sequence TTGGAAAAACAAATAAAAAATATAATAATAGGAGCAGGTATATCTGGTCTCAGTGCAGGGTATCATTTAGATAAAAATAACGAAGATTATGTTATTTTTGAAAAAAGTAATAGTTATGGTGGTTTATGCGGAAGTTTTGAAATAGGAGGATTTTATTTTGATAAATTTATACATCTTTGTTTTACAAAAAATGAATATGTTAAAAATGTTTTTAATAAAAGTACAAATGAAATAGAGCATATACCTAATCCATATAATTACTATAAAGGGTTATTTATAAAACATCCTGCTCAAAATAATTTATACCCTCTTTCAATTGAAGAAAAAAATAAAATATTAAATGATTTTAAAAATAGAAAAAATATTTCACTAAATTTAATTGATAATTACGAAGAGTGGTTAAAAGTTCAATATGGGGATTATTTTGCTAAAGAATTTCCTATAAAATATACAAAAAAATATTGGAAAACTAATCCTCAAAATATGGATATAAACTGGATTGGAGATAGAATGTATAAACCAACATATGATGAAGTTTATCAAGGAACTATAAGTGATAAAACACCTATAACATATTATGCTCCAAAAATGTATTATCCAGAGAAGGGTAAATATATAAGTTATTTAAAAAATATAATAGAAAAAATAAAGAATAAAATTTATTTGAATAAAGAAATTATAGAAATAAACTTAGAAAAAAAATATGTAAAAGACAAAGAACAGAATATATATAATTATGAAAACTTATATTCAAGTATTCCTTTAGATAAATTACCTAAAATAACAAAAGATATTCCAAAAAATATTTTAAAATCATCTGATAAATTAAAGTATACCTCAGGTTATATGGTATCGTTAGGAATAAATAAACCAGAAATAAGCCCCTATTTATGGCTATATGTTTATGATGAAGAATTTTTATCTACAAGAATATATTTTCCAAGCAAAAAATCTATTGAAAATTGTCCCCAAAATACTTCATCTTTACAGGTAGAAATATATTATACAAAAGATAATCCAATTTCTTATTCAGAAAATGAAATTTTAGATAGAGTAATTGAAGAACTTATTCAAATGAAATTAATAAATAAACAAGATATTTTAATAAAAGATATACGAAAAGAAGAATATGCAAATATTATTTTCACTAAGGAAACAGAGGATAATAAGAAACTTATAAAAAAATATTTTGAAGATAAAAATGTAGCATTAATAGGAAGATTTGGAGAATGGGAATATTTTTGGAGTGATCAAAGCTTTTTAAGTGGAAAAGAAAAAATTTTAAAATAA
- a CDS encoding acylneuraminate cytidylyltransferase family protein — MYKDKKILAIIPARGGSKGVPKKNIIEIGGKPLIGYSIDCGLNSKYIDRVVVSTEDENISKVAKRLGGDIPFLRPEELAKDSSKTIDCLVYTVEKLREMGEDYDYMVLLQPTVPLRKSFHVDEAIEKLLESEYGDLVSVSEVHDHPILMRKIKENGEVENLLNLDSTVRRQDFPEVYRVDGAIYINRLDETFNCDKSLNDGKLPYVMEKKYTTDIDTYLDIKIVEYYLEEERKEEAKLMR; from the coding sequence ATGTATAAGGATAAAAAAATATTGGCAATAATACCTGCCCGTGGGGGAAGTAAAGGTGTGCCTAAGAAAAATATAATTGAAATTGGAGGAAAACCTCTAATTGGTTACAGTATAGATTGTGGATTAAATTCTAAATATATAGATAGGGTGGTTGTATCCACTGAGGATGAAAATATAAGTAAGGTGGCTAAAAGATTAGGGGGAGATATACCCTTTTTAAGACCTGAGGAGTTGGCAAAGGATAGCTCTAAAACTATAGATTGCTTGGTATACACTGTGGAAAAGTTAAGGGAAATGGGAGAGGACTATGACTATATGGTTTTACTTCAGCCTACAGTTCCCCTAAGAAAAAGTTTTCATGTGGATGAGGCCATAGAAAAACTTTTAGAAAGTGAATATGGGGATTTAGTAAGTGTGTCAGAGGTTCATGACCATCCTATTTTAATGAGAAAGATAAAGGAAAATGGAGAGGTTGAAAACCTTTTAAACTTAGATAGTACAGTGAGAAGACAGGATTTCCCAGAGGTCTATAGAGTGGATGGAGCCATTTATATAAATAGATTGGATGAGACCTTTAACTGTGATAAAAGCTTAAATGATGGGAAACTTCCCTATGTAATGGAGAAAAAGTATACCACAGATATTGATACATATTTAGATATAAAAATTGTGGAGTATTACTTGGAGGAAGAGAGAAAAGAAGAAGCTAAACTTATGAGATAG
- the rfbC gene encoding dTDP-4-dehydrorhamnose 3,5-epimerase gives MEFIKTDIEGVFIIENKIFKDERGQFIKTFNSEIFKNNGIDISFLESYYSISNKDVIRGMHFQLPPEDHSKLVYVIKGSVLDVVLDLRRNSKTFGKSIFVNLSEENKRSLYIPKGLAHGFKSLEDNTVMVYNVSTGYDNKSDYGILWNSFGFDWKIENPILSKRDKEFETFNEFFKKEIF, from the coding sequence ATGGAATTTATAAAAACAGATATAGAAGGAGTTTTTATAATTGAAAACAAGATTTTTAAAGATGAAAGAGGACAATTTATAAAAACTTTTAATAGTGAAATTTTTAAAAATAATGGAATAGACATTTCTTTTTTAGAAAGTTATTATTCCATTTCAAATAAAGATGTTATAAGAGGGATGCATTTTCAGTTGCCACCAGAAGATCATTCGAAATTAGTCTATGTAATTAAAGGGAGTGTCTTAGATGTTGTTTTAGATTTGAGAAGAAATAGTAAAACATTTGGGAAAAGTATTTTCGTTAATTTAAGTGAAGAAAATAAAAGATCACTATATATTCCAAAAGGTTTAGCTCACGGATTTAAAAGTTTAGAAGACAATACAGTGATGGTTTACAATGTAAGTACAGGTTATGACAATAAATCAGATTATGGAATTCTATGGAATAGTTTTGGTTTTGATTGGAAGATAGAAAATCCTATTTTGTCTAAAAGAGATAAAGAATTTGAAACATTTAATGAATTTTTTAAAAAGGAGATATTTTAG
- a CDS encoding acyltransferase: MNLIEKIIFIKNILLTKLKYKLFLKKIGKNTVIEKPILFKGKKNILISDNVYIRQNSRIEVIEHFKNQYFKPKLIIQKNVNIEQNFHCTCAGEIIIGENTSITPNVAIFNINHSYKKVNISPKFQDYEIKNIIIGKNCMIGTNTVILPGTEIGDNVIIGANSVVKGKICSNTVIGGNPAKIIKKYNFKTHSWERMR; this comes from the coding sequence ATGAATTTGATAGAAAAAATTATTTTTATAAAAAATATTTTATTAACAAAATTAAAATATAAGTTATTTTTGAAAAAAATAGGAAAGAATACTGTAATAGAAAAGCCAATATTATTTAAAGGGAAAAAAAACATATTAATCAGTGATAATGTTTATATTAGACAAAACAGTAGAATAGAAGTTATAGAGCATTTTAAAAATCAATATTTTAAGCCGAAATTAATAATACAAAAAAATGTAAATATAGAGCAAAATTTTCATTGTACATGTGCTGGTGAGATAATAATAGGAGAAAATACAAGTATTACTCCAAATGTAGCAATATTTAATATAAATCATTCTTATAAAAAAGTTAATATTTCACCTAAATTTCAAGATTATGAAATAAAAAATATAATTATAGGAAAAAATTGTATGATTGGAACAAATACAGTGATACTTCCTGGAACAGAAATAGGAGACAATGTAATAATCGGTGCTAATTCAGTAGTGAAAGGTAAAATTTGTTCAAATACTGTAATAGGTGGCAACCCAGCTAAAATAATAAAAAAATATAATTTTAAAACTCACAGTTGGGAAAGAATGAGGTGA
- a CDS encoding winged helix-turn-helix transcriptional regulator has product MNQDLYNLLNILKINPNLSQRELSQRLNISLGKTNSLLKKLLSEKKIKIVEIDSRTKRYYLEEEGENLRSDLILNSIEEAYYLIEKLKIKLKIIKKLNSILKTSINILLPKNNPTNSVILHILNSENINYRFFENIEDLKNMNKPIYIFHSNLKEELKSKNLKYINILEEI; this is encoded by the coding sequence ATGAATCAGGATTTATATAATCTTTTAAATATCCTAAAGATTAATCCCAATCTTTCCCAAAGAGAACTTAGCCAAAGGTTAAATATTTCCCTAGGGAAAACCAATAGTTTACTGAAAAAACTACTCAGTGAAAAGAAAATAAAAATAGTTGAAATAGATTCCCGTACTAAAAGATATTACCTAGAGGAAGAGGGGGAAAACCTTCGAAGTGATTTAATTTTAAATTCCATAGAGGAAGCCTACTATTTAATAGAAAAATTAAAGATAAAGTTAAAAATTATAAAGAAGTTAAACTCAATTTTGAAAACTAGTATAAATATTCTTCTTCCTAAAAATAACCCTACAAACTCAGTTATACTTCATATACTAAATAGTGAAAATATAAACTATAGGTTTTTTGAAAATATAGAGGATTTAAAGAATATGAATAAACCCATCTATATTTTTCACTCCAACCTAAAGGAAGAACTAAAATCTAAAAACTTAAAATATATAAATATTTTGGAGGAAATTTAA
- the rfbH gene encoding lipopolysaccharide biosynthesis protein RfbH has protein sequence MINLINLKIEILEKTKELYELKYGEKKEFVPGETYVNYGGRYFDHEEMVNLIDSSLDFWLTTGPWAKKFEKGLAKYQGVKHCSLVNSGSSANLLAFMALTSPTLEERRINRGDEVITVAAGFPTTVTPIIQYGAIPVFVDVEIPSYNIDVKELEKALSSKTKAVMVAHTLGNPFNLKEVREFCDKHNLWLIEDNCDALGSEYNIDGEWKKTGTIGDLGTSSFYPPHHMTMGEGGAVYTNNSKLYRLVNSFRDWGRDCWCDSGKDDTCQYRFTKQFGELPLGYDHKYVYSHFGYNLKVTDMQAAIGCAQLKKLPNIVEARRKNWTRLFEGLKDLQDKIILPVAEKNSNPSWFGFLISVKEDSGKSRIELAKYLESHKIQTRNLFAGNLIKHPAFDEMRKSGEGFRVIGDLKNTDFIMNNTLWIGVYPGMTDEMIDYMIEKIREYIKG, from the coding sequence ATGATTAATTTAATAAATTTAAAAATAGAAATTTTAGAAAAAACAAAAGAACTATATGAATTAAAATATGGAGAAAAAAAAGAGTTTGTTCCAGGGGAAACTTATGTAAATTATGGAGGAAGATATTTTGATCATGAAGAGATGGTTAATTTAATAGATTCATCTTTAGACTTCTGGCTTACAACAGGACCTTGGGCTAAAAAGTTTGAAAAAGGTTTAGCAAAATATCAAGGAGTTAAACATTGTTCTTTAGTGAATTCTGGTTCTTCTGCAAATTTATTAGCTTTTATGGCATTAACTTCTCCTACTTTAGAAGAAAGAAGAATTAATCGTGGAGATGAAGTAATAACAGTAGCAGCAGGATTTCCAACAACAGTAACTCCTATTATTCAATATGGAGCAATACCAGTATTTGTAGATGTAGAAATACCTTCATATAACATAGATGTAAAGGAATTAGAAAAAGCTCTATCGTCTAAAACAAAGGCAGTTATGGTGGCACATACTTTAGGGAATCCATTTAATTTAAAGGAAGTTAGAGAATTTTGTGATAAACATAATCTTTGGCTTATTGAAGATAACTGTGATGCTTTAGGATCTGAATACAATATAGATGGAGAATGGAAAAAAACAGGAACTATAGGAGATTTAGGAACTTCAAGTTTTTATCCACCACATCATATGACAATGGGAGAGGGAGGAGCAGTTTATACAAATAACTCTAAGCTATATAGACTTGTAAATTCCTTTAGAGACTGGGGAAGAGATTGTTGGTGTGATAGTGGAAAGGATGACACTTGCCAATATAGATTTACTAAGCAATTTGGAGAACTGCCTTTGGGATATGACCATAAATATGTATATTCGCATTTTGGCTATAATTTAAAAGTAACTGATATGCAGGCAGCTATAGGGTGTGCTCAGTTAAAGAAACTTCCAAATATTGTTGAAGCTAGAAGAAAAAATTGGACTAGATTATTTGAAGGACTAAAGGATCTACAAGATAAAATTATTTTACCAGTAGCAGAAAAAAACTCAAATCCAAGTTGGTTCGGATTCCTTATTTCAGTAAAGGAAGATAGTGGAAAATCAAGAATTGAATTGGCAAAATATTTAGAAAGTCATAAGATCCAAACTAGAAATCTTTTTGCAGGAAACTTAATAAAACATCCAGCTTTTGATGAAATGAGAAAAAGTGGAGAAGGATTTAGAGTTATTGGAGATTTAAAAAATACAGATTTCATAATGAATAATACTTTGTGGATAGGAGTATATCCAGGTATGACAGATGAAATGATAGATTATATGATAGAAAAAATAAGAGAGTATATAAAAGGATAG
- a CDS encoding acylneuraminate cytidylyltransferase family protein, whose protein sequence is MYKNKKILALIPARGETKHIYKKNTKLFNDKPLFTWVLNSAIKSKLIDKVIISTEDREIIEIANTYGDYILKRPEELSKENISISQVIKYNIEELKKEGLEFDYILTLLPTQPLIETFHLDDSIREIIDNNYPSLIGVTKIENNFLRTLDTSLESFNTPLYKVNNSIFINPTTDKEFSIYNNLKPFIIDSKYDGNIDTPVDWEICELRKLLIELEGI, encoded by the coding sequence ATGTATAAAAATAAAAAAATCCTAGCTCTAATTCCAGCTAGGGGAGAAACTAAGCATATATATAAGAAAAATACCAAGTTATTCAATGACAAACCTCTTTTTACTTGGGTATTAAACTCTGCCATAAAATCTAAATTAATAGATAAGGTAATTATTTCCACAGAGGATAGGGAGATTATTGAAATAGCTAATACCTATGGAGATTATATTTTAAAAAGACCTGAGGAATTATCCAAAGAAAATATTTCCATCTCCCAAGTTATTAAATATAATATTGAAGAACTAAAAAAAGAAGGATTAGAATTTGATTACATTCTAACCCTTCTTCCAACACAGCCCCTAATTGAAACCTTCCATCTAGATGATTCAATTAGAGAAATAATTGATAATAACTATCCTTCCCTAATCGGAGTGACTAAAATTGAGAATAACTTCCTAAGAACTCTAGATACTTCCCTAGAGTCTTTTAACACACCTTTATATAAGGTAAATAACTCTATTTTCATAAATCCTACCACAGATAAGGAGTTTAGTATTTACAACAACCTAAAACCCTTTATAATAGATTCTAAATATGATGGAAATATTGATACCCCTGTGGATTGGGAGATATGCGAGTTGAGGAAGTTACTTATTGAGTTGGAAGGAATTTAA
- the rfbG gene encoding CDP-glucose 4,6-dehydratase, producing the protein MKNFNNIYKGKKVLITGHTGFKGSWLAIWLESLGATVIGYALDPYTEKDNFVLSKIGEKIIDIRGDIRDRNKLREVFEKYKPEVVFHLAAQPLVRLSYDIPVETYEVNVMGTINIMEEIRRSSETKVGILITTDKCYENREQIWGYRENEPMGGYDPYSSSKGACEIAINSWRRSFFNPKDYEKHGKSIASVRAGNVIGGGDWAKDRIIPDCIRALENNQPIDIRMPKAIRPWEHVLEPLSGYLLLGQKMLENPGKYCEGFNFGPTLDAIIPVWDVATLMTKYYGKGELKDSSKGNELHEAKLLLLDITKARFELNWKPTLTIEESIELTADWYKRYKDEEVFSLCIEQIEKFSRK; encoded by the coding sequence ATGAAAAATTTTAATAATATATATAAGGGCAAAAAAGTCTTAATAACAGGACATACAGGTTTTAAAGGTTCATGGTTAGCTATTTGGCTAGAAAGTTTAGGAGCTACAGTAATTGGTTATGCACTGGATCCATATACAGAAAAAGATAACTTTGTACTATCAAAAATTGGAGAAAAAATAATAGATATTAGAGGAGATATTAGAGATAGAAATAAACTTAGAGAAGTATTTGAAAAATATAAACCAGAAGTGGTATTTCATTTGGCAGCTCAACCTCTAGTAAGATTATCCTATGATATTCCTGTGGAAACTTATGAAGTAAATGTAATGGGAACTATTAATATAATGGAAGAAATTAGAAGAAGTTCAGAAACAAAGGTTGGAATTTTAATTACTACTGATAAGTGTTATGAAAATAGGGAACAAATATGGGGATATAGAGAAAATGAGCCTATGGGAGGATATGATCCCTATTCATCTTCAAAGGGAGCATGTGAAATAGCTATAAATTCTTGGAGAAGATCATTTTTTAATCCAAAGGATTATGAAAAGCATGGAAAGAGTATAGCCTCTGTTAGGGCAGGGAATGTTATAGGTGGAGGAGATTGGGCTAAGGATAGAATAATACCTGATTGTATAAGAGCCTTAGAAAATAACCAGCCAATAGATATAAGAATGCCAAAGGCTATAAGACCTTGGGAACATGTTTTAGAACCTTTAAGTGGATATTTATTATTAGGACAAAAGATGTTAGAAAATCCTGGAAAATACTGTGAGGGATTTAATTTTGGACCAACATTGGATGCTATAATTCCTGTATGGGATGTGGCAACTTTAATGACTAAATACTATGGAAAAGGAGAACTAAAAGATTCTTCAAAGGGAAATGAACTTCATGAAGCTAAGCTATTACTATTAGATATTACAAAGGCTAGATTTGAGCTAAATTGGAAACCAACTTTAACAATAGAAGAAAGTATAGAACTTACAGCTGATTGGTATAAGAGATATAAAGATGAAGAAGTTTTTAGTTTATGTATAGAACAGATAGAAAAATTTAGTAGGAAATAA
- the rfbF gene encoding glucose-1-phosphate cytidylyltransferase: MKAVILAGGFGTRLSEATNLIPKPMVEIGGKPILWHIMKTYSQYGINEFVICCGYKGYVIKEWFANYFMHNSDVTVDLATNSIEVHSCKAEHWKVTLVDTGLHTMTGGRIKKIQKYIGNETFLLTYGDGVSDINIVESIKEHKKNGKALTVTAFKPNGKFGALELGENGEVEAFTEKPAGDGMWINAGYFVCEPEVFDYITEGDSTIFEKAPLENLAKDGKMGSYKHNGFWKPMDTLRDNVELNQMWDTGKAPWKIWE, translated from the coding sequence ATGAAAGCAGTAATATTAGCAGGTGGATTTGGAACAAGATTAAGTGAGGCTACAAATTTAATTCCTAAACCAATGGTTGAAATAGGGGGAAAACCTATTTTATGGCATATAATGAAAACTTATTCTCAGTATGGAATAAACGAATTTGTAATCTGTTGTGGGTATAAGGGCTATGTAATAAAGGAATGGTTTGCAAATTACTTTATGCACAACTCAGATGTAACTGTGGATTTAGCTACAAATAGTATAGAAGTACATTCATGTAAGGCAGAGCATTGGAAGGTAACCTTAGTAGATACAGGTCTTCATACAATGACTGGAGGAAGAATTAAAAAAATTCAAAAGTATATAGGTAATGAAACATTTTTACTTACATATGGAGATGGAGTATCAGATATAAATATAGTTGAAAGCATAAAAGAACATAAGAAAAATGGAAAAGCTTTAACTGTAACTGCATTTAAGCCAAATGGAAAATTTGGAGCTTTAGAACTTGGAGAAAATGGAGAAGTGGAAGCTTTTACAGAAAAACCAGCTGGAGATGGAATGTGGATAAATGCAGGATATTTCGTTTGTGAACCTGAAGTTTTTGACTATATAACTGAAGGAGATTCAACAATATTTGAAAAGGCTCCTTTGGAAAACTTAGCAAAAGATGGAAAAATGGGGTCATATAAACATAATGGATTCTGGAAGCCTATGGATACTTTAAGGGATAATGTTGAATTAAATCAAATGTGGGATACTGGAAAAGCCCCTTGGAAAATATGGGAATAG
- a CDS encoding glycosyltransferase family 2 protein, translated as MKKTDKLTIIIPTYERIEFFEEAYLSVLNQTIVPKIMVIDNGSKHNEFNHIITKYSYNDVKYIKNKENIGMFANWNKGIKLSTTEFFMILGDDDKLENTYVERFLKAEEENKLDIYYTNFMCLVRNKKINNKEKLKILKKEKGKKLLELAAKDGMTFPIISSCIRKSKFKEFYAKSHGSNDWLWIYSKTENLNIYGDEMIGLLYRRHLKNDSLINTLYTRYSKIAIYYIIYIKLLKNKKYIYAYLAYLRGFLEYCIMNTSSNFLIAEKYNLKNRSIYYRIIKKGYVKNFPFMLKLYKYKIIIFFNKTFKRYKGV; from the coding sequence ATGAAAAAAACAGATAAATTAACTATTATTATACCAACATATGAACGAATAGAATTTTTTGAAGAAGCATATTTAAGTGTTTTAAATCAAACAATTGTACCTAAAATTATGGTAATTGATAATGGATCAAAACATAATGAATTTAATCATATTATAACTAAATATTCTTATAATGATGTAAAATATATAAAAAATAAAGAAAATATTGGAATGTTTGCGAATTGGAATAAAGGAATAAAATTATCAACGACAGAGTTTTTTATGATCTTAGGAGATGATGACAAATTAGAAAATACATATGTAGAAAGGTTTTTAAAAGCTGAAGAAGAAAATAAATTAGATATATATTATACGAATTTTATGTGTTTGGTGAGAAATAAAAAAATTAATAATAAAGAAAAATTGAAAATATTAAAAAAAGAAAAAGGGAAAAAATTATTAGAATTAGCAGCTAAAGATGGAATGACATTTCCAATAATTAGTTCATGTATAAGAAAATCTAAATTTAAAGAATTTTATGCAAAATCTCATGGAAGTAATGATTGGCTTTGGATATATAGTAAAACAGAAAACTTGAATATATATGGTGATGAAATGATAGGATTATTATATAGGAGACATTTAAAAAATGACAGTTTAATAAATACACTGTATACAAGATATTCAAAAATAGCAATATATTATATAATTTATATTAAATTATTAAAAAATAAAAAATATATATATGCTTATTTAGCTTATTTAAGAGGATTTTTAGAATATTGTATAATGAATACTTCAAGTAATTTTTTAATTGCAGAAAAATATAATTTAAAAAATAGAAGCATATATTACAGAATTATAAAGAAAGGGTATGTAAAAAACTTTCCTTTTATGCTGAAATTGTATAAATATAAAATAATAATATTTTTTAATAAAACTTTTAAAAGATATAAAGGAGTTTAG